The segment ggggcagaaccgctatttttccaacggccctcttgaagatgcttgcttgggcgcagctggcggctacgctgggatgatcgtcgaacgcagcaatcggcgcttcgttacgaaggcggcttgtcgtgattacgtcttgatcatcgggaacctctgtaattgcatagaatggcaggaaatttggcaatgtagaaattgttgaaagttgaatttcatttagcgtggatatgtaggtttttaatatatggaaaagttcgcgctgcagttcctgattctccgatcgcagtttttccacttgcacctggcactcgagcagctgcttcctgcattgctgctctaagttttggtactccagcgttgtgggtcgaaaatcgtcaatagagatgcacgaggaattttcaaaagcggctaaagctgcacgcttattctccgagctatcaatgcttcctgatactatccaaccaagtttagtctcctgcaatgttggcaattgggctgatagtcgaatctgtccgacgcacattaaatcgaagaacaaaccagaacctatcaacagatcgatacgttggggcttggagaaattaggatcagctagttttagattattcggcattggccaatcctttgcgactacgccgaagttaggctgcatttccgtaattgagttggtgacaattgcagcgaaggaagctcgatagcttgcgtcctgggattgtacaactatatgtacagacttgctcgaaggtagaatggaatctccgattccagagatgtgaacataagacgagcgatgatccaactgcaactgatcagcaagtctagatgttacaaagtttgcctgtgatgcagaatccaaaatggcacgacatgggataagtgctccataacgatctgttacatggacgagggcagtaggtagcaacacgttctggctaggctgagattgttggatcgaggggggagggctagaacacccgcttgctagaagcacagtcgcggcctcttgctggatagattcctcggccggtgaagaggaagatgaagcaccagttcccgatggaatgtggagtagcgtgtgatgtttggcctggcaatgcctgcaaagtcctgacctgcacctctgcaattcatggcctttgttgaggcagttcaaacacaagcagctcttctttgcttctttgtatcgttcaaacgcagagagattcaggaatgcctgacatctagatatgtaatgcttggaggaattgcaatggttacatatggggttaggatggtcgttactggaggtgataagggtgacaggtttgtcttctcccacctgttgactaggacttgttgccatggctgatcccaaattctccagcatccgacatctcgcttccaaaaatgaggccatgcttgaccaccgaggcaatcctgacgtcggcaagttctcttcccatttctcctttgttttgtggtccagtttcgtgcctatgatgaagatcagcaacccatccagtgcacgcaagtgcgaattgattttgtcgctgagcgcgcgcaagccgatagctgagcccttttccaccccttgcagcccgaaaatagccttgacgtgtgcctgaaaatgtaacagtttattatcgaatcgcaacattagcaaattcaacgccttgtcgtaattctcctcagaaagttccaaggaacgaatcgtatccagcgcagcaccatctagacatccacgaagatattggaatttttcgatgattggtatacgatggtctttgtgcaccattgtcgcgaacatcgagtggaattctggccaatccatgtagttccccccgaatcgcggaagctgcaactcgggcattcgagaacggcctatactattataggcgaacaacgacgaattcccctcgagagtatgccgagccgttgaattggcaacatttaccgtgcgagcagccatcaactcccgcgacagcctggacctaaccttcacataaacattcgaaaagtccagtcgggcatcatgggctaactgcaggaaatccagcctttcaaggctcgtttgagcggcatcgaaatccgcattcattcgctcgatttgctctaagcgagcttgaagttctgcctcatctaactcggcaagctcttccttggtgagaaagcgatccatggcctttagttggcgcgcgatggactccgccttgtgcttgtagaaatctacatcactcggcattgctgcgttcgcgacattggtaggctcaggtgctgccatgttgaggttttaaaagagtcactcagcacgaccgaaaaagacaccctgtatacgtataagcGTGGGagccgaaagcaaagggattacagctaatgcctttagctgtgcggctgtgcgagctgtccgattccgctttgtactccgcttgtgtgtattagtgagttcgctgcactgcctaccgcactgcactgaccgaattgtcgcgacagagaaattaatagccagcaatgcgtgtatgtaggtgtatgtaagtgtgttttagcaccgaattgtgcttaaccgccgaaaatttgctagggctaacgaatgtcgatcgcgaatgattattaattgacactgcaactcagagatcacgtcggggtcaccaaattttatgtggagataatgttttttatccccaatcggccgactaattatttcgaataaaataaaactcggcgcagaaataaaataacgatatgttctttaatgcgtgacatccaaattgcaagtgtggcttgcctgccctttacattgccgctccgatcgctaagcgcagcttcgctcggccgacgtcggtaggcagacgcaaagcggagatagcgaagagcgagctggcagagagcgtttagcagggcaagcaagcgcaaagctttaacaaacaaatgagtgacatagacataagtaacaaacaaaataggtgctatttggcaagcagctaatcggctgggttctgctccgaacaaagACTTAAAGATTAAGCTCAAAAGTCGAGTAAAAAGCATTCGCCGCTTAGAGGATCGATTAGATCAAGGATCGATTCCTTTGCAATTACCGGAATTACAATGTAGATTAGATTGTTTGAATGCTTCAATTGAAAAGGCTAACCATTTACAGGAGCAAATCGAGGACATAACAGGTGATGATGCATATGCAGCCGAGTTGGAAGAGCTGATAATTGTCACCAAAGGAAAGATAATGTCGCTTATCGCCGCCTTTGATGCAGCAAGCGAGACGAAGCCAGTGTCTTCTTCAGCCCCAACTCATGCTAGACTTCCGAAATTGGCATTACCCAAATTTAGTGGTAAACACTCGGAATTCAAAAATTTCATTAGCCTTTTTGAGAGACTAGTCCATAGCGACAACAGCATACCGGTGATCgaaaaatttaatcatttgaTTTCGTGCCTCTCTGATGAAGCATTAGGAACAATAAAGGCGTTCCAAGTCACCGAGGCAAATTATGAAAAGGCCATGGCTGGCCTAAAACGAGTATATGACAACGATTATTTGATTTTCACGAATAATATTTCCACATTGGTTAATCTGCCGAGAATGACGCATCAATCTGCATCATCTCTCAGAACTCTAATCGATACTGTTTCGTCGATTTACGGATCGTTACTGTCGATCGGAGATGACACAAAAATTTCGAATGCAATGCTCATTCATCTCGTTTTAAACAGAGTCGACCCAGTGACGAAACAAAAGTGGGATGAACAGCTTACTTATGAGAAGTTGCCGCTTTGGTCCGACTTTGAGAAAGTCTTGAATCGTCGATACCAGCATCTGTCTGCTGAAGAATCGACCAAGCCAAGGCAAGACAAAGTCATGCCAAGCAAGCAACATAATCGCAGTTCATTTGCTTGTTCCACCAACAGTAGAACTCAGCAAACTTGTAGCTACTGCAATTCAGGAGACCATGTAGTGTCAAATTGCCCTTCATTTTCGCGTCTCTCGGTGATGCAAAGGTTTGAGTTTGCTAAGTCGGCATCCCTATGCATTAATTGTCTGCGAAAAGGCCACGCTGTTGTAAAATGCAAAGCCAATAAATGTCGAGTGTGCAGCCGCTCTTATCATACATTATTGCATCGATACACAGTGTCGGCTAATAGTCTCGCGTTGCCACCACCCCAAGAGAGTCCTTCTCCTCCATCAAATCAGAATCAATCTTCCCCGTCACATGTTTTGCATGCGACAGCGTTGGACAGGGTaattctggctacgtcgatcgtaagcgtccgaactAAGAGCGGTGAACACATTCTGGCCAGAGCTCTGCTCGACTCTGGatcacaaacaaattttattaCCGAGGACCTCGCTAatcgcttacagatccgtagagAGGAGTCCTGTATTAACTTGCTTGGAATTGGTGAATCTAATTCTCAAGTAAAGGATAAAATACACACagtggtgaagtcgcgaataaATGGTAGTGAGTTCTCCTTTGATTTTTGGACCCTTCTTGGTTGGGTTGTGTCGGGAAAATATGTTTCCAGGAGTTCTGCTCCTCAAATTACAAACAGTTTGAGTTGCAGTGAAGAGTTGCTAGTATCCATCGATAGGACCTtgaaaaagttttggtcactggaagaaatGCCATCTACCAAGAAAATTGCCACACCTGAGCACAAGCTATGTGAAGAACACTATCGTAAGACGACTCAGGTACTATCATCAGGTCGGTTCGAAGTAAGGCTCCCGTTTAAATCAGATCCAAATTGcttaggcaactcctttgaggTTGCGAAACGGCGGTTTTTGTCGCTTGAAAGACGATTGCATCGTGACCCTgagttgaagaaaatgtacttggaattcatggaagagtacctctccttagGTCATATTTCTCCTACTGACAATACGATTCCTTCTACTCCACACTACGTAATCCCTCATCAGTGTGTTCTGAGGCCCCAAAGTACGTCTACCAAGCTCCGAGTCGTGTTCGATGCTTCTTCCAAGACGTCCTCACAGGTGGCCTTAAATGACATTCTGATGGTGGGACCTACCATTCAAGAGGAATTATACTCGACACTGCTCCGTTTCCGTCTGCACAGGTTTTCCCGGACTGCTGATGTTaaaaagatgtatcgccaagtgaTGGTGAACGAAGCGGATCGGCAGTttcagctcatagtgtggagaagagacccttCTGAATCCTTGAGATTATACAAGCTCAACACTGTAACctatgggactggaccagccccattctTAGCTATCCGGTGTTTGAAaaggttgagtgagtctgcgAAGCTCTCATTCCCTATAGCTGCTAACGTTATTGGGTCCGACTTTTACGTCGATGACttgttgactggtgctgcaTGCGTAGAGGAGCTAAGGGCAATTAAGTCCGAAGTGTCTCAGGTTCTTCAGACCGCAGGGTTTGAGTTGACTAAGTGGTTTTCAAACTCACCCGAGATCACCGCATCTGAGAGCACAGCCAAACCCATAACAATCTCGGATTCAGAGTCGACAAAGGCGTTAGGAATCTCATGGTTACCTACTGACGATGCctttaagttcaaaattgacaattcagttatgggtctccgagcgacaaaacggaacatactatcggtgacatcaaagttgtttgacccccttggtttattAAGTCCTATCGTTATAAAAGGCAAGATCCTattgcaggagctttggcttaacaaactagattgggatgagtcgaTCCCGCTGCATTTGGAAACAGCGTGGAATAAGTTGAAAAATACACTATCTCAATTGGAAGACATATCCATATCTCGGTTTGTGTATTCCGATCCGATGTCACCGGTTCAAATACATGCCTTTGCTGACGCCTCCATGAGAGCGTATGGAGCGTGCGTCTATATACGTAGCagaactgcagaaggtttaAAAATATCATTGTTGACTTCGAAATCCAAAGTAGCGCCGCTCAAGACcaaaacgctcccaaggcttgagttatgtgccgctcaccttctcgCAGATCTCTGTCACAGAATCAAGCCCCTATTAAACGTGCCCATTGAACGAGTCGTTTATTGGTCGGATTCAGCGGTAACTCTCCATTGGATCCGGTCTCATCCATCGTCGTTGTCGACTTTCGTTTCAAATAGAGTGGctgagattcaagagtggtcagatgatgctacgtggcggcatgtacccacgaaacagaacccagcagataTTGTCTCAAGAGGTTGTGACGTCGACGAAATCGTTCAGTCAATTTGGTTCGAAGGACCATCATTTCTGAAAGAGGAAGAAGAAAACTGGCCCAAGAACGCTCATTTCGAACACTCCGATGATCTTCAGCTGGAAAAGAGGAAGACTGCGGTCGGGTTGACCGCGGCTGTGCGAAGTTCGGAGCTGTTAGATGTCATCGAGGGATTatcgtcacacctcaaactgcttAGAGTGTTCGTGTATGTGTTCCGCTTTATAAGAAAATGTAAAGACCCAAGCCTAAATTTCGAAAAAACTATCTCACCGGCCGAATACAATGAAGCTTTTTATAAAATTGTCGAAATCATCCAGCATCACGAGTATCAAGGAGAAATTGAAAAGGTTAGGAAAGGATCTACAATTGGTCCTAGTCCTCAGGGGTTGAACCCATTCATCCATGAAGACACAGGGACTTGGTGCAACTTTGGTGCTCCTATATCATACGATGCCAAGTTTCCTCTGCTTTTGACTAAGCGCTCGCAATTCGTGCGAAGCTATATTCGTCATCTGCACCATTCGAATTTTCATgtcggcccacgagcacttgTGAGCATCCTTCGACAGAGCGTGTGGATAGTGAACGCTCAGGAGGTCTGCCGTCAGACAGTTCGATCGTGTATGCGCTGTTTTAAATGCAAGCCTCGATTGCTGACGCAACTCATGAGGAATTTACCCGCAGATCGactccgtgctctccgcccattttcaatttgcggcgttgatttttgtggacCAGTGCACACGACATTGAAAATTCGCGGAAGGCCCCCATACAAGTCATACATTgcgctttttgtttgttttgcgtccaaggcggttcacCTAGAAATAGTTTCCGATCTAACCActgattgttttttgttggcttttcaAAGGTTCGTCGGGCGCCGAGGATATCCCCAAGTCGTTCATTGCGACAACGGGACGAACTTCGTCGGAGCGAGCCGCCATCTCAGCGCTCTGCGGATCAGGCTCAAGGAGCAAGGAGATGCAATTCACGACTTCGCGTCAAAGAACGGATGCGAATTTACGTTCATACCGCCGCGAGCTCCTCACATGGGAGGGCTATGGGAGGCAGGTGTAAAAACTGCCAGagcctactcctacgggcggTAGGCAGCGCGCTCCTAACCGCCGAAGAGCTCGCCACAGTCCTCGTCGGCATCGAGGCCATAATGAACTCGAGGCCGCTGGGAGCCATCAGCCAAGATCCAAGCGACGGCGAGGCCCTAACacccgggcacctgctgacaggcaGGTCGCTCATCGCCCCCCCAGCACTGCGGACTCCGGACCAGGAGAGTCTCAGTTGCTTGCGGCGATGGCGACTTGTCTCGTCAGTCAGGCAAGCGTTttggcagcgatggtcccgCGAATATGTCCTGGGGCTGCAAATTCGGGGCAAATGGCACCAGCAGCATCTGAACCTCGAGGAAGGAGACCTCGTCATCGTGGCCGAGGACAATCTGCCGCCTCAGGAGTGGCTCGTGGGGGGGGT is part of the Drosophila miranda strain MSH22 chromosome Y unlocalized genomic scaffold, D.miranda_PacBio2.1 Contig_Y1_pilon, whole genome shotgun sequence genome and harbors:
- the LOC117190168 gene encoding uncharacterized protein LOC117190168, whose amino-acid sequence is MPCDKDRKVAVGFKDPKEESEVRRAPRISPSRSLRQRDELRRSEPPSQRSADQAQGARRCNSRLRVKERMRIYVHTAASSSHGRAMGGRCKNCQSLLLRAVGSALLTAEELATVLVGIEAIMNSRPLGAISQDPSDGEALTPGHLLTGRSLIAPPALRTPDQESLSCLRRWRLVSSVRQAFWQRWSREYVLGLQIRGKWHQQHLNLEEGDLVIVAEDNLPPQEWLVGGVIATHAGEDGMVRVVEIRTSTGAVFRRPIHKLAPLLMC